The proteins below come from a single Burkholderia sp. PAMC 26561 genomic window:
- a CDS encoding Fic family protein, protein MTLAESKYPYYAVHQMHPMLPSELKMDTLRPLAADVIGQAKDLAAHGMPHLRDLLREALRPMNSYYTNKIEGQHTEPLLIERALQEDFSAKPGEALKQRIAVAHIGTERWGEETFPAFDSTAFFESSVVQAIHRHLHDQLSAQDLLQTGDDGEEEKITPGVWRDRGVEVGAHIPPDPATVPRFMEEWTRGYRYARAGETAVIALTAAHHRLAWIHPFLDGNGRTARLHTHIGLSALGLTQGLWSPMRGFAREQADYYKHLIAADQRRKGDLDGRGVLSESGLVEFIDFCMSVYLDQIRFMDSMLQMQAFEARLAQMLAAESTKADTRFLRVEAAQPLAYLGTVGSLDRTRFKGMTGLASRTADRALADLFKLGIVSSKTPKGPVELALPLKLFRYLFPRLWPEAEVDTARQV, encoded by the coding sequence ATGACGCTCGCTGAATCGAAATATCCGTACTACGCGGTCCATCAGATGCATCCAATGCTGCCTTCCGAGCTGAAGATGGATACATTGCGTCCACTGGCGGCGGATGTTATCGGTCAGGCGAAGGATCTCGCGGCGCATGGCATGCCTCATTTGCGCGATCTGTTGCGCGAAGCGTTGCGTCCCATGAATTCCTACTATACGAACAAGATCGAAGGGCAGCATACCGAACCGCTGCTGATCGAGCGCGCGCTGCAGGAGGATTTCTCGGCCAAGCCGGGAGAGGCGCTTAAGCAGCGCATAGCGGTGGCGCATATCGGCACGGAGCGCTGGGGCGAAGAGACCTTTCCCGCGTTCGATTCCACAGCGTTTTTCGAGAGCTCGGTCGTCCAGGCGATTCATCGGCATTTGCATGACCAGTTGTCGGCGCAGGACTTGCTCCAGACGGGCGATGACGGCGAAGAGGAAAAGATCACGCCGGGCGTCTGGCGGGACCGAGGCGTCGAGGTCGGCGCGCATATCCCGCCGGATCCGGCCACTGTGCCGCGGTTCATGGAAGAGTGGACACGCGGATATCGCTACGCGCGGGCTGGCGAAACGGCTGTCATTGCACTAACGGCGGCGCATCACCGGCTTGCATGGATTCACCCGTTTCTGGATGGCAACGGGCGCACGGCGCGGTTGCATACGCATATCGGGCTGTCTGCGCTTGGGCTGACGCAAGGGCTCTGGTCTCCCATGCGCGGCTTTGCGCGCGAACAAGCGGATTACTACAAGCATCTGATTGCAGCCGATCAGCGCCGCAAAGGCGATCTTGACGGCAGGGGCGTCCTGAGCGAAAGCGGTCTGGTGGAGTTCATAGACTTCTGCATGAGCGTCTATCTGGATCAGATCAGGTTCATGGACAGCATGCTGCAGATGCAGGCGTTCGAAGCAAGGCTCGCCCAAATGCTGGCCGCCGAATCGACCAAGGCCGATACCCGTTTTCTGCGCGTCGAGGCTGCGCAACCGCTTGCGTACCTGGGTACGGTCGGATCTCTCGACAGGACGCGGTTCAAGGGAATGACGGGGCTTGCAAGCCGAACCGCGGACCGCGCGTTGGCCGATCTCTTCAAGCTGGGCATCGTCAGTTCGAAGACGCCGAAAGGACCGGTCGAGCTTGCGTTGCCGCTCAAGTTGTTTCGCTACCTTTTTCCCCGCCTGTGGCCCGAAGCCGAGGTCGATACGGCGCGTCAGGTGTGA
- a CDS encoding sigma-54 interaction domain-containing protein has product MLNDWTHVPVDYSDVLRRAMDSLFKTFENFSEGTFIVDKDARVVWINKRYAARFGFADPEDAIGRDCEAVIPNSLMREVVTTGKPILLDLLETDREPLVVTRLPLKDDFGETVGAIGFALFDEMKALTPLFSHYSRVQQELIATRQSLAQARRAKYTFASFVGTSTASLDVKRQARRAAQVDSPVLLSGETGTGKELLAHAIHGASARSARPLVSVNVAAIPDTLLEVEFFGAAAGAYTGADRKGRVGKFELADGGTLFLDEIGDMPLALQGKLLRVLQEKEFEPLGSNRIVRADVRIIAATSADLPALVSSGRFRADLFYRLNVLAIHAPPLRQRIGDIEALVYAMLEELSADARPRHAGQFVLHDDALRLLCAYSWPGNVRELRNALERAVMLSDSEHIDARALGSFMGAESIAPEPEPLRASAEDEVVPYAEAMASFEKQFLSDALHASGGRVAEAAQRIGIGRATMYKKIVALGIAV; this is encoded by the coding sequence ATGCTCAACGACTGGACGCACGTCCCCGTCGATTACAGCGACGTTTTGCGCCGCGCGATGGATTCGCTCTTCAAGACCTTCGAGAATTTCAGCGAAGGCACGTTTATCGTCGATAAAGATGCGCGCGTCGTCTGGATCAACAAGCGCTACGCCGCGCGTTTCGGGTTTGCAGATCCGGAAGACGCAATTGGCCGGGATTGCGAAGCGGTGATTCCGAACAGCCTGATGCGCGAGGTCGTGACGACCGGCAAACCGATCCTGCTTGACTTGCTGGAGACGGATCGCGAACCGCTGGTCGTCACGCGCTTGCCGCTGAAGGACGATTTCGGCGAAACGGTCGGCGCGATCGGCTTCGCGCTCTTCGATGAAATGAAAGCGCTCACGCCGCTGTTTTCCCACTATTCACGCGTGCAGCAGGAACTGATCGCGACACGGCAATCGCTGGCACAGGCGCGGCGCGCGAAATATACGTTTGCAAGTTTTGTCGGCACGAGCACGGCGAGCCTCGACGTCAAGCGCCAGGCGAGGCGCGCCGCGCAGGTCGATTCGCCGGTTTTGTTGTCCGGTGAGACGGGCACCGGCAAGGAGTTGCTCGCGCACGCCATTCACGGCGCGTCGGCGCGATCGGCGCGGCCGCTGGTATCGGTGAACGTCGCGGCCATTCCCGACACCCTCCTCGAAGTCGAATTTTTCGGCGCGGCGGCGGGCGCTTATACCGGCGCGGATCGCAAGGGGCGGGTGGGCAAATTCGAACTCGCCGACGGCGGCACGTTATTCCTCGATGAAATCGGCGATATGCCGCTCGCGCTGCAGGGCAAGTTGTTGCGCGTGTTGCAGGAAAAGGAGTTCGAGCCGCTCGGGTCGAACCGCATTGTGCGGGCGGACGTGCGGATCATCGCGGCGACGTCGGCGGATTTACCGGCGCTTGTGTCGAGCGGACGGTTTCGCGCGGATTTGTTTTATCGGCTGAACGTGCTGGCGATCCATGCGCCGCCGTTGCGCCAGCGCATAGGGGATATCGAGGCGCTCGTGTACGCCATGCTCGAAGAGCTCTCCGCCGATGCCCGCCCGCGTCACGCCGGCCAGTTCGTTCTTCACGACGACGCGCTGCGCCTCTTGTGCGCGTATTCGTGGCCTGGGAACGTGCGTGAATTGCGCAATGCGCTGGAACGGGCGGTGATGTTGTCGGACAGCGAGCATATCGATGCCCGCGCGCTGGGGTCGTTCATGGGTGCGGAAAGTATCGCGCCGGAGCCGGAACCGCTAAGGGCATCTGCGGAAGACGAGGTCGTGCCATATGCAGAAGCCATGGCGTCGTTTGAAAAGCAGTTTCTCTCCGATGCGCTGCATGCCAGTGGTGGACGAGTAGCCGAAGCGGCGCAGCGAATCGGCATTGGGCGGGCGACGATGTACAAGAAGATCGTGGCGCTGGGGATCGCGGTCTGA
- a CDS encoding GntP family permease — protein sequence MSFIIVLAALAFLMLAAYRGYSVILVAPLAALAAVLLTEPAAVAPVFSGIFMEKMVGFVKLYFPVFLLGAVFGKVVELSGFSESIVAAAIRYIGKTRVNAVIVAVCALLTYGGVSLFVVVFAVYPFAAEMYRQSNIPKRLMPGAIALGAFSFTMDSLPGTPQIQNIIPTTFFKTTGWAAPILGTVGSLFIIVVGLTFLEWRRRSVMATGEGYGTSLVNEPDRVESAQLPNPLLAVAPLVLVGVANFALTKLIPVWYGASYSVAPDVLPGVHAAIVTPIKSVVAIWAVEGALLLGILLVVLTAFGRVRERFAVGTKAAVGGALLAAMNTASEYGFGGVIAALPGFIVVSNALKSIPNPLVNAAVSVSSLAGITGSASGGMSIALAAMSDTFIKGAEAAHIPLEVLHRVVAMASGGMDTLPHNGAVITLLAVTGLTHREAYRDIFAVTIIKTLAVFFVIAVYYTTGLV from the coding sequence ATGTCGTTCATCATCGTCCTCGCCGCGCTGGCGTTTCTCATGCTGGCCGCGTATCGCGGATACAGCGTGATCCTGGTGGCGCCGCTCGCCGCCCTCGCCGCCGTCCTGCTCACTGAACCCGCGGCTGTCGCGCCGGTGTTTTCCGGCATCTTCATGGAGAAGATGGTCGGCTTCGTCAAGCTGTATTTCCCCGTCTTCCTGCTTGGCGCCGTGTTCGGCAAGGTCGTCGAATTGTCGGGATTCTCGGAATCGATCGTGGCCGCCGCCATTCGATACATCGGCAAGACGCGCGTGAATGCGGTGATCGTGGCGGTGTGCGCGTTGCTCACCTATGGCGGTGTCTCGCTATTCGTGGTCGTGTTCGCCGTCTATCCGTTCGCGGCCGAGATGTATCGGCAAAGCAATATCCCGAAGCGCCTGATGCCCGGCGCCATCGCGCTCGGCGCATTCTCGTTCACGATGGACTCCCTGCCCGGCACGCCGCAGATCCAGAACATCATCCCCACGACCTTTTTCAAGACCACGGGCTGGGCCGCGCCGATTCTTGGAACGGTCGGTTCGCTGTTCATCATCGTGGTCGGGCTGACCTTTCTCGAGTGGCGCCGCCGCTCGGTGATGGCGACCGGCGAGGGTTACGGCACGTCGCTTGTCAATGAGCCGGATCGCGTGGAAAGCGCGCAGTTGCCCAATCCGTTGCTGGCGGTCGCGCCGCTGGTGCTGGTCGGCGTTGCGAACTTCGCGCTGACGAAGCTGATTCCCGTCTGGTACGGCGCGAGTTATTCCGTCGCGCCCGATGTGCTGCCGGGCGTTCATGCGGCGATCGTCACGCCGATCAAATCCGTGGTTGCAATCTGGGCCGTCGAAGGCGCGTTGCTGCTCGGCATCTTGCTGGTCGTGCTGACGGCGTTCGGGCGCGTGCGCGAACGTTTTGCCGTGGGTACGAAAGCGGCTGTGGGCGGTGCGTTGCTCGCCGCGATGAACACCGCCTCCGAGTACGGTTTCGGTGGCGTGATCGCGGCATTGCCGGGGTTTATCGTGGTCAGCAATGCGCTCAAGAGCATCCCGAATCCGCTGGTCAACGCGGCGGTTTCCGTGAGTTCGCTTGCCGGCATCACCGGGTCGGCATCGGGCGGAATGAGCATTGCGCTCGCTGCCATGTCGGACACGTTCATCAAGGGCGCGGAAGCCGCGCATATCCCGCTCGAAGTGCTGCATCGCGTGGTCGCGATGGCCAGCGGCGGCATGGACACGCTGCCGCATAACGGCGCGGTGATCACGCTGCTCGCCGTGACCGGGTTGACGCACCGCGAGGCGTATCGCGATATTTTTGCGGTGACGATCATCAAGACCCTGGCGGTGTTTTTCGTGATCGCCGTGTATTACACGACCGGCCTGGTTTAA